One Campylobacter concisus DNA segment encodes these proteins:
- a CDS encoding chaperone NapD, with protein MNISSLIVYTDNKNESVKNEISKLKECEIITDAEDRIVVVVSSESIEDEIRVFKMIEGISGVVSVAMVYSYQEDAQENRERLEASGKISEILTSDDVKAEDIAYGGSVHYKVR; from the coding sequence ATGAATATTTCAAGTCTGATAGTCTATACGGATAATAAAAATGAGAGTGTCAAAAACGAGATAAGCAAGTTAAAAGAGTGCGAGATCATCACTGATGCAGAAGATAGGATCGTGGTGGTCGTTAGCTCAGAGAGCATAGAAGATGAGATCAGAGTTTTTAAGATGATAGAGGGCATTAGCGGCGTGGTGAGCGTTGCGATGGTTTATAGCTACCAAGAAGACGCTCAGGAAAATAGAGAAAGGCTTGAAGCAAGTGGCAAGATAAGCGAAATCTTAACAAGCGATGACGTAAAAGCCGAAGACATCGCATATGGCGGTAGCGTGCATTATAAGGTGAGGTAA